GAAGAATAGAGGATCGTCTGCTCGACCAGAGTTTTGCCGTCCTTCTCGGTGAAGAGCGTAGTGACCAGCGTCTCGCCGCCGGTCCAGTCCTCGTCGAAGATCTCGGTATGGACGATGCGCGAGGGCCGCTTGATCTCGCGGAACGCGCCGCGCATGCCCATGCTGTTGCCGTCCTTGTGTTTCCAAACATAGTGCATCTTGCCGCCGGCCTTAAGCTCGAGGTCGCAGACCGGCAGCGACCAGCCTTCGGGCCCGAACATCCAGCGCTTGATGAGCTCGGGCTTGGTGAAGGCGTCGAAGACGAGATCGCGCGGCGCATCGAACAATCGTGTGAGCAATATCTCGCGGGCGCCGGGGGCCGACACTTTAAGGCCGACCGTGGTTCTGGGTGTAGCGGCATTCATTTCGGCATTCCTCCGGACTTGGACATCATTTACGCTTTCCTTTGGCTCCGGGCGTTGCCGCCCTTGCTTTTTTCTTCGCCGCCTTGAGTTCGTCCAGCAGGGCGTCGAGTTGCCGGAACTGGCCTTCCCAGAAGCGGCGGTAGTTCTCGAGCCACTCCTCCATTTCGGCGAACGCCCTGCCTTCGATCCGGCAGGGCCGCCTCTGCGCATCGCGGCCGCGCGAGATGAGGCCCGCCTGCTCCAGCACCTTGAGATGCTTGGAGACCGCCGGCTGGCTCATGGAGAACGGCTCCGCGAGTTCCATGACCGAGGCCTCGCCCAGGGCGAGCCGGGCGAGAATGGCCCGCCTGGTCGGGTCGGCCAAGGCCGAGAACGCGGCATCGAGATGGCTGGACGGCGTCATTCTATAACCAAATGGTTTTATAAAGATTTGGTTTTGGACGAAAAGACCGCCGCCGTCAAGCGCCGCGGTGCCGGCGCCCCCGATTCGCGCTATCATGGCGCTCCGCCGTATCGGCGCTAGAAGGAGTGCATGCCATGACAGCCTTGAAGAAAGAGGATGTGCGGGCTGACTTTACCATCGACCAGCCCGTCGCCAGCTACACCGATCAGGACCACGATACATGGCGGACACTGTTCCGCCGCCAGGCCGAGATCCTCAAAGGCCGCGCCTGCGATGAATATCTCGATGGCCTTTCCGGCCTCGGCGTGGCCGCCGACGGCATTCCCGATTTCAGGAA
This genomic stretch from Nordella sp. HKS 07 harbors:
- a CDS encoding SRPBCC family protein: MNAATPRTTVGLKVSAPGAREILLTRLFDAPRDLVFDAFTKPELIKRWMFGPEGWSLPVCDLELKAGGKMHYVWKHKDGNSMGMRGAFREIKRPSRIVHTEIFDEDWTGGETLVTTLFTEKDGKTLVEQTILYSSRAARDAVLKSPMEDGAAQGYNRLDKFLAGQADRRGAA
- a CDS encoding metalloregulator ArsR/SmtB family transcription factor; this encodes MTPSSHLDAAFSALADPTRRAILARLALGEASVMELAEPFSMSQPAVSKHLKVLEQAGLISRGRDAQRRPCRIEGRAFAEMEEWLENYRRFWEGQFRQLDALLDELKAAKKKARAATPGAKGKRK